One Triticum dicoccoides isolate Atlit2015 ecotype Zavitan chromosome 5B, WEW_v2.0, whole genome shotgun sequence genomic window carries:
- the LOC119307799 gene encoding rhodanese-like domain-containing protein 6 isoform X2, translating into MDATAALPPTSTQEEHKQEEGGGGDGSYGVLLYYKYAEVPDAPALAAFYESRCRALALVGRVRVGPDGVNATLGGRMAALEKHIEEMSSNSLFDGTDFKLASCEDPVDKRVARECGFTYLSVRLVKELVTLCSNPSLTTPDISFAGRHLSAAEFHSVLQSVGTGSDTEAPAGQNDVVVLDARNLYETRIGKFHVPNVETLHPEIRQYSDLPLWIDEHTERLRGKSIMMYCTGGIRCEMASAYIRSKGEGFENVFQLYGGIQRYLEQYPDGGYFDGKNFVFDHRISVGSNKDNILGTCLVCGSTYDDYSSRCRCSKCRMLVLVCFTCQDSTKEYVCELCLKNGRQCCEISVKQDCQAEPELSEPSDIGKLSISNKISTSKAPGSNGSEQLKKLRILCLHGFRQNSSNFKGRTSSLAKKLKHIAELVFIDAPHELSFVYQPHPDVCSDKPSPPSGTAKTKFAWLVSPNMSCHTMQDWKIADAPFDPLQYQEQTDGFKQSYAYLESIIAQDGNFDGILGFSQGAAMAALLCRQQQKTCGSPKFRFGIFCSGYPASVGDFDREPIRLPSLHFFGGGEGHDRQIASRASTKLAGMFEEGRCTIFEHDMGHIIPTRPPYIDRMKEFLCNFI; encoded by the exons ATGGACGCGACGGCGGCGCTGCCGCCGACATCGACTCAGGAGGAGCACAAGCAGGAGGaaggaggcggtggagacggcagCTACGGCGTGCTCCTGTACTACAAGTACGCCGAGGTCCCCGACGCCCCCGCGCTCGCGGCCTTCTACGAGTCCCGCTGCCGCGCTCTCGCGCTCGTCGGCCGCGTCCGCGTCGGCCCCGACGGCGTCAATGCCACG CTCGGGGGAAGAATGGCGGCGCTGGAGAAGCACATCGAGGAGATGAGCTCGAACAGCCTGTTCGACGGGACCGACTTCAAGCTGGCCTCCTGCGAGGACCCTGTGGACAAGAGGGTCGCCAGGGAGTGCGGCTTCACGTACCTCTCCGTTCGGCTCGTCAAG GAGCTGGTTACGCTTTGTTCCAACCCATCATTGACAACCCCCGATATCTCATTCGCCGGGAGGCATTTGTCAGCGGCTGAGTTCCACTCGGTGCTTCAAAGTGTGG GAACTGGTTCGGATACTGAGGCGCCTGCGGGGCAGAATGATGTGGTTGTTTTGGACGCAAGGAATCTGTATGAGACGCGGATCGGCAAGTTTCATGTACCAAATGTGGAGACGCTGCATCCTGAGATCAGACAATACAGCGACTTGCCATTGTGGATAGATGAGCATACTGAGAGGCTACGTGGTAAATCAATTATGAT GTACTGCACAGGAGGTATACGGTGTGAGATGGCCTCAGCTTATATCCGCTCCAAAGGTGAAGGCTTTGAGAATGTTTTTCAA TTATACGGTGGCATTCAGAGATATTTGGAGCAATATCCAGATGGTGGCTATTTTGATGGAAAGAATTTTGTATTTGACCATAG AATCTCTGTGGGAAGCAATAAAGATAACATACTTGGAACTTGTTTGGTATGTGGATCTACCTATGATGACTATTCCTCTCGGTGTCGTTGCAGCAAGTGCAGAATGTTGGTCTTAGTGTGCTTCACATGTCAG GATTCTACTAAGGAGTATGTATGTGAACTATGTCTAAAGAATGGAAGACAGTGCTGTGAAATATCTGTAAAGCAAGACTGCCAAGCAGAGCCAGAGCTATCTGAACCTTCTGACATTGGAAAGCTATCCATAAGCAACAAAATTTCAACCTCTAAAGCTCCCGGGAGTAATG GTAGTGAGCAGCTGAAAAAGTTGAGGATTCTCTGCTTGCACGGTTTTCGTCAGAACTCTTCAAACTTTAAGGGAAGAACATCATCACTTGCGAAGAAGCTGAAGCACATCGCGGAGCTTGTCTTTATAGACGCTCCTCATGAGCTTTCATTTGTATACCAACCACATCCAGATGTCTGCTCCGACAAACCCTCACCTCCATCTGGCACAGCGAAAACAAAATTCGCATGGCTAGTTTCTCCGAACATGAGCTGCCACACCATGCAAGATTGGAAGATTGCAGATGCACCGTTTGACCCCCTTCAGTATCAGGAACAAACAGATGGATTCAAACAATCATATGCATACCTTGAAAGTATAATTGCTCAGGACGGCAACTTTGATGGCATTCTCGGTTTCTCCCAGGGTGCAGCAATGGCTGCCTTACTGTGCAGGCAGCAGCAGAAGACTTGCGGATCTCCAAAGTTCAGGTTTGGGATATTCTGCTCTGGATATCCAGCATCTGTTGGCGATTTTGACAGAGAGCCAATCAGGCTCCCCTCGCTCCATTTCTTCGGCGGCGGTGAAGGTCATGACAGGCAGATCGCAAGCAGGGCAAGCACTAAACTTGCTGGCATGTTTGAGGAGGGCCGGTGCACCATCTTTGAGCATGACATGGGGCATATCATCCCTACCCGGCCACCCTACATCGATCGGATGAAAGAGTTCCTATGCAATTTCATATGA
- the LOC119307799 gene encoding rhodanese-like domain-containing protein 6 isoform X1, with translation MDATAALPPTSTQEEHKQEEGGGGDGSYGVLLYYKYAEVPDAPALAAFYESRCRALALVGRVRVGPDGVNATLGGRMAALEKHIEEMSSNSLFDGTDFKLASCEDPVDKRVARECGFTYLSVRLVKELVTLCSNPSLTTPDISFAGRHLSAAEFHSVLQSVAGTGSDTEAPAGQNDVVVLDARNLYETRIGKFHVPNVETLHPEIRQYSDLPLWIDEHTERLRGKSIMMYCTGGIRCEMASAYIRSKGEGFENVFQLYGGIQRYLEQYPDGGYFDGKNFVFDHRISVGSNKDNILGTCLVCGSTYDDYSSRCRCSKCRMLVLVCFTCQDSTKEYVCELCLKNGRQCCEISVKQDCQAEPELSEPSDIGKLSISNKISTSKAPGSNGSEQLKKLRILCLHGFRQNSSNFKGRTSSLAKKLKHIAELVFIDAPHELSFVYQPHPDVCSDKPSPPSGTAKTKFAWLVSPNMSCHTMQDWKIADAPFDPLQYQEQTDGFKQSYAYLESIIAQDGNFDGILGFSQGAAMAALLCRQQQKTCGSPKFRFGIFCSGYPASVGDFDREPIRLPSLHFFGGGEGHDRQIASRASTKLAGMFEEGRCTIFEHDMGHIIPTRPPYIDRMKEFLCNFI, from the exons ATGGACGCGACGGCGGCGCTGCCGCCGACATCGACTCAGGAGGAGCACAAGCAGGAGGaaggaggcggtggagacggcagCTACGGCGTGCTCCTGTACTACAAGTACGCCGAGGTCCCCGACGCCCCCGCGCTCGCGGCCTTCTACGAGTCCCGCTGCCGCGCTCTCGCGCTCGTCGGCCGCGTCCGCGTCGGCCCCGACGGCGTCAATGCCACG CTCGGGGGAAGAATGGCGGCGCTGGAGAAGCACATCGAGGAGATGAGCTCGAACAGCCTGTTCGACGGGACCGACTTCAAGCTGGCCTCCTGCGAGGACCCTGTGGACAAGAGGGTCGCCAGGGAGTGCGGCTTCACGTACCTCTCCGTTCGGCTCGTCAAG GAGCTGGTTACGCTTTGTTCCAACCCATCATTGACAACCCCCGATATCTCATTCGCCGGGAGGCATTTGTCAGCGGCTGAGTTCCACTCGGTGCTTCAAAGTGTGG CAGGAACTGGTTCGGATACTGAGGCGCCTGCGGGGCAGAATGATGTGGTTGTTTTGGACGCAAGGAATCTGTATGAGACGCGGATCGGCAAGTTTCATGTACCAAATGTGGAGACGCTGCATCCTGAGATCAGACAATACAGCGACTTGCCATTGTGGATAGATGAGCATACTGAGAGGCTACGTGGTAAATCAATTATGAT GTACTGCACAGGAGGTATACGGTGTGAGATGGCCTCAGCTTATATCCGCTCCAAAGGTGAAGGCTTTGAGAATGTTTTTCAA TTATACGGTGGCATTCAGAGATATTTGGAGCAATATCCAGATGGTGGCTATTTTGATGGAAAGAATTTTGTATTTGACCATAG AATCTCTGTGGGAAGCAATAAAGATAACATACTTGGAACTTGTTTGGTATGTGGATCTACCTATGATGACTATTCCTCTCGGTGTCGTTGCAGCAAGTGCAGAATGTTGGTCTTAGTGTGCTTCACATGTCAG GATTCTACTAAGGAGTATGTATGTGAACTATGTCTAAAGAATGGAAGACAGTGCTGTGAAATATCTGTAAAGCAAGACTGCCAAGCAGAGCCAGAGCTATCTGAACCTTCTGACATTGGAAAGCTATCCATAAGCAACAAAATTTCAACCTCTAAAGCTCCCGGGAGTAATG GTAGTGAGCAGCTGAAAAAGTTGAGGATTCTCTGCTTGCACGGTTTTCGTCAGAACTCTTCAAACTTTAAGGGAAGAACATCATCACTTGCGAAGAAGCTGAAGCACATCGCGGAGCTTGTCTTTATAGACGCTCCTCATGAGCTTTCATTTGTATACCAACCACATCCAGATGTCTGCTCCGACAAACCCTCACCTCCATCTGGCACAGCGAAAACAAAATTCGCATGGCTAGTTTCTCCGAACATGAGCTGCCACACCATGCAAGATTGGAAGATTGCAGATGCACCGTTTGACCCCCTTCAGTATCAGGAACAAACAGATGGATTCAAACAATCATATGCATACCTTGAAAGTATAATTGCTCAGGACGGCAACTTTGATGGCATTCTCGGTTTCTCCCAGGGTGCAGCAATGGCTGCCTTACTGTGCAGGCAGCAGCAGAAGACTTGCGGATCTCCAAAGTTCAGGTTTGGGATATTCTGCTCTGGATATCCAGCATCTGTTGGCGATTTTGACAGAGAGCCAATCAGGCTCCCCTCGCTCCATTTCTTCGGCGGCGGTGAAGGTCATGACAGGCAGATCGCAAGCAGGGCAAGCACTAAACTTGCTGGCATGTTTGAGGAGGGCCGGTGCACCATCTTTGAGCATGACATGGGGCATATCATCCCTACCCGGCCACCCTACATCGATCGGATGAAAGAGTTCCTATGCAATTTCATATGA
- the LOC119307796 gene encoding probable glycerol-3-phosphate acyltransferase 3 translates to MAGAHKFIFPNFLSLFFHGGCGAALPPPHPSDVLVHKRAPPSARLTDATALVVEVDGGLLLSSGSLFPYFMLVATEAGGLLRGLLLLLLYPFIAFIGGDMAVRAMAFVAFCGLRATRFRAGRAVLPRWLLEDVGLEAFDAVRRRASGAAGRRAAVVWASRMPRVMVEPFLKEYLEADVADVVAAREMTVLWGLYTGLMEEGDGEAASEARKKIMEGPVGDDVVGFSGGSMEFLCNNTLSSSCKEVYVVSAEEKSKWRPLPRHEYPRPLVFHDGRLAFLPTPLATVAMLVWLPLGAALAVTRIAVAMALPYKYATLILAATGQSWRLRGSPPLPPSSRGQLYVCNHRTLIDPVYVSIALDRPVRAVSYSLSRLSELISPIGRTVHLARDRAHDGAAMARLLAGGAHVVVCPEGTTCREPYLLRFSPLFAELSGDGVVPVALAVETAMFHGTTAGGWKSMDALYYLGNPRMCYTVEFLGRVDTAPVRDGSAASTDVANRVQRLMATSLGYECTMLTRKDKYLMLAGNDGVVRAKGAAC, encoded by the exons ATGGCGGGAGCCCACAAGTTCATCTTCCCCAATTTCCTTTCGCTCTTCTTCCATGGTGGCTGTGGGGCCGCATTGCCGCCACCGCACCCCTCCGACGTCCTTGTCCACAAGCGGGCGCCTCCCTCTGCTCGGCTCACCGACGCAACCGCGCTGGTCGTCGAAGTCGACGGCGGCTTGCTCCTCTCCTCGGGCTCCCTCTTCCCCTACTTCATGCTGGTCGCCACCGAGGCCGGCGGCTTGCTCAggggcctcctcctgctcctcctctaccCTTTCATCGCCTTcatcggcggcgacatggccgtgaGGGCGATGGCCTTCGTCGCCTTCTGCGGGCTCCGCGCCACGAGGTTCCGCGCTGGCCGTGCCGTGCTGCCGCGGTGGCTCCTCGAGGACGTCGGTCTCGAGGCGTTCGACGCCGTGCGGCGGCGGGCATCTGGCGCTGCCGGTaggagggcggcggtggtgtgggccaGCAGGATGCCGAGGGTGATGGTGGAGCCGTTCTTGAAAGAGTACCTGGAGGCTGACGTGGCCGATGTCGTCGCGGCGAGGGAGATGACGGTGCTGTGGGGGCTCTATACCGGACTCATGGAGGAAGGGGACGGCGAGGCGGCGTCCGAGGCGAGGAAGAAGATCATGGAGGGTCCCGTCGGCGATGATGTCGTGGGCTTCTCCGGAGGATCCATGGAATTTCTTTGCAACAACACTCTGTCTTCCTCGTGCAAGGAGGTGTACGTAGTGAGCGCCGAGGAGAAGAGCAAGTGGCGGCCATTGCCGCGGCACGAGTACCCGAGGCCGCTCGTCTTCCACGACGGCCGCCTCGCCTTCCTTCCGACGCCGCTCGCTACCGTCGCCATGCTCGTGTGGCTCCCCTTGGGCGCCGCTCTCGCGGTGACCCGCATCGCCGTCGCGATGGCGCTCCCATACAAGTACGCCACGCTGATCCTCGCCGCCACCGGCCAGTCGTGGCGCCtccgaggctcgccgccgctgccgccgtcgtcGCGCGGGCAACTCTACGTGTGCAACCACCGGACGCTCATCGACCCCGTGTACGTGTCCATCGCGCTGGACCGACCCGTGCGCGCCGTGTCCTACAGCCTGAGCCGGCTCTCGGAGCTCATCTCCCCCATCGGCCGCACCGTGCACCTCGCCAGGGACCGCGCCCACGACGGCGCCGCCATGGCGCGCCTCCTGGCCGGCGGAGCGCACGTCGTGGTCTGCCCCGAGGG CACCACCTGCCGCGAGCCGTACCTGCTCCGCTTCAGCCCGCTGTTCGCCGAGCTCAGCGGCGACGGCGTCGTGCCCGTGGCGCTCGCCGTCGAGACGGCCATGTTCCATGGCACCACGGCGGGAGGCTGGAAGTCCATGGACGCGCTCTACTACCTGGGCAACCCCAGGATGTGCTACACGGTGGAGTTCCTCGGCAGGGTCGACACGGCGCCCGTCAGGGACGGCAGCGCCGCGAGCACGGACGTGGCCAACCGCGTGCAGCGGCTGATGGCGACGTCGCTCGGGTACGAGTGCACCATGCTCACCAGGAAGGACAAGTATCTCATGCTCGCCGGCAACGACGGCGTGGTGCGCGCAAAAGGGGCAGCGTGCTAG
- the LOC119307798 gene encoding uncharacterized protein LOC119307798 translates to MEATAASSRPLFLLAPSPPLVSTVRLALGVGRRRLVAAGARKKRGRQDGEAGEERVDAHSFNPKAGEVTGPFPEAVLLRKKKVKEDGEALPEFADAEEEKLYELLNIQLESGLNLQRMRHYEVVYLIHEDRVEEVEDVISKVQDFIREKKGRIWRVNNWGLRRLAYKIKKATHANYILMNFEIQAQSINEFKTLLDKDERIIRHLVMKRDEAITEDCPPPPEFHAMRSQQLDDEYIDEEYGRVDDGDDEAELESSGNVDDDVEDGDEPEIILVDEVDDDNAEDLRRRNRKVKLEKYTAEKVLR, encoded by the exons ATGGAGGCCACCGCCGCGTCGTCGCGGCCTCTCTTCCTACTCGCGCCTTCGCCGCCGCTCGTCAGCACGGTGCGCCTCGCCCTTGGCGTGGGGAGGCGCCGGCTCGTGGCCGCGGGGGCCAGGAAGAAGAGGGGGCGGCAGGACGGGGAGGCCGGGGAGGAGAGGGTGGACGCGCACAGCTTCAACCCCAAGGCCGGCGAGGTCACCGGGCCGTTCCCCGAGGCCGTGCTTCTCAGAAAG AAAAAGGTGAAAGAGGACGGTGAAGCTTTGCCAGAATTCGCGGATGCCGAAGAAG AAAAGCTATACGAGCTTCTTAACATTCAGCTAGAGAGTGGTTTAAATCTGCAAAGAA TGAGGCACTATGAAGTTGTTTACCTCATTCACGAGGACCGCGTAGAAGAAGTTGAAGATGTTATATCAAAAGTACAAG ACTTTATCAGAGAGAAGAAAGGAAGGATTTGGAGGGTGAACAACTGGGGACTGCGCAGACTTGCTTACAAGATAAAGAAAGCAACACATGCCAACTACATCCTAATGAACTTTGAGATACAAGCACAATCCATAAACGAGTTCAAGACTCTGCTAGATAAGGATGAAAGAATCATTAGACACCTTGTGATGAAACGAGATGAGGCGATTACTGAAGATTGCCCTCCTCCACCAGAGTTCCATGCAATGCGATCTCAACAGTTGGATGACGAGTATATTGATGAGGAAtatgggagggtggacgatggggaTGATGAGGCTGAACTAGAGTCTTCTGGCAATGTTGATGATGACGTTGAAGATGGCGATGAACCTGAAATCATTCTTGTTGATGAAGTTGATGATGACAATGCCGAAGACCTCAGAAGAAGAAATAGGAAGGTGAAACTGGAGAAGTATACGGCGGAGAAGGTCTTGAGGTAG